The stretch of DNA attaattattatactgacaaatttaaaaactaattataaacttaaaatgataattaaaatagtttaaaaatttataattattctctaaattgataattaaaatagtatctattatgaattggtctctaaattggttttggttacaaaagaaatttacttttaattaaaaagttgaTCTTTAGATATAGTTTTTGTCACTAACATCaatcattatttaagagttttctaaaatttgtacCTTggttctaatatattttttaattttactttttacttgttctctaattttttttgtcaaaaaaattattttcttatgtgaaatatttttaatttttttttctttttgattcctaaatttttaatatatattttcgtTGGACAATAAGTGCGAAGTTAACATATATAGTTAGTGTAACAATAAAGATCAAATACAAAAGTAATTTGTTtagagttaaaagaaaaaacaaaaaaagtgattaaaagtgaaaaataaaaattaaaacataatttaggAATGAAAAACATATATTGTTTAAGTCtattcttaatataatattttacttttgagTTCTTTAATTATTGCCAAAAAGAATAATgattaataaaatcatttttattacaatattttgttatgtGATGCTGAAATCCAATAATTAGCTGATATtgtaaaataatagtaaaagttTCGTTGTCTTCAATTATATAGCCAATAAATAAGTTGTTCTTGCCCCAAGATTCCAAAATATGTTGACTTGTTACTATCAATCACTTGTGAAAGGTCACTCACCCTATTGTTGGTGAATGATAAAATCAATGGATACATGaaatttcaattctcttttcaTTTCTTCAAGCACATATTTAGACGatcacaacaacaaaagaaaggGAGAGGATACAAATTATAgcatataattatgttttttggCACATAATTGATAGAGGTTATGTTTCAGCCATTAAATACCTCTCTCcaccatagaaaaaaaatgtcaaattattattgttatcaaATATTACAAACTATGGAAACGAATTTTGGATCACATAACATTCAATTGCATGTGCAGTCAGAGAAATATATGTACATGGGTGATTCTATAGTTCTTGAAAATCATAAGGTCCACACATTTCTTTAGTATCTCATTAATGAATCATAAATGTATggtgattattttttttcataaccatgtttcaaaaaatctttaaatgtttttattgaaCATTATGGTAAAGATAAGATGATTTTATGCTATATGTGAGTGACTTATTTTATAAACCGATTTTGTAAagttaaattaagtttaaagttcactttttaaAATGACATGAGTCATTTAAAGTCTATCATATTGAGAtttgattattggatttatagTGTCACTTGTTGTCGAAATATCCACTACTTTTTAATCCTATAATATTTGAGATGTGTAAAAGAAGTTTATCATAGTctaaaaataagacaatttcaGTAGATACAAATCTCATGctataaatcaatttaataaaataattgagttaGACTTTCCCTTCATAAGAATTTTAAAGATGCTTTTATTATCTTCTTTGATATATtgtcaatatattattttcactaaTCCCTTAATTAGTGCTCTAAATATATGGTTATTCACAATACCTAtgaatatttacatatttttgaaGTGTGAATAGAGAAGGAACCTGCATAAATGAGATGATGAAGCACAAAAGGAGAAGTGTATACAATTGGTGAAGGTAAAGAGAGTTTTAGAAGTGTTCTTAGAATCTTATGTGGTTCTGTATTTTGGTAGGTTGTAAACATCACAACCTAGGTGCCTAATTCAGGTTGGCCAGAAGTTGTTCTTAACTAGAAATGAAGGGGTTTTCTCTAAGTTCACTTCAATTGTGGAAATTTGCAGCCTCAAAAGCTGTGTTTTTGGTGGAAAACTTTGCTCTTTTCTATTATTGGATGTGATCACAAGGTCAATGAAGACCAGACATTCATCTACTTCCATGTTCCTAGTTTATTATCAAGATGCCCCACTTGGAAAAATTTAAGTCGGTTCAATTACCCTTCCCATCCCTACCCTATCatatcataattatattttcattattccCACAAGTTTCAGAAACAAAACATCTCAGTTTAATATCTCTTAAATGTTCCAAAGTTGGGTTTtggaggaaaagaaaaagagtaaaaattcaTTTCTGAAAAAATGGTCcctctttttctttaaatctcCACTACCAAACATTGACTAAGTAAACTTGCTAGCACAGACAATTGACAAAACTTGGTGATAATAAATTACCTTTGACAATCTTTTACCAATGGATGGTTTCTTCAAATGTTATGTTCTTTAGTTTGTGTGTCTGAAAAAAAGAATCCATATAGTGAATATCTCCTCTCAAAAAAGATTATCTATTGTAAGGAATACCCGTGatgtgaagaagaaaaaaaaatgttagatcGTTGTCTGTTATACCTATCTTTTAAGAATCGTTCCCCATTTCTATTTTACTTACATTACATAGGCTGGAACTATGCCACTTCTAAGAAAATCATAGTTTACAATTATGAAATGAAAATGGCAGTTACTTGAAACAAGGAAAAAGACATGTACCAAATCAAAAAACCTACGAGTATCTTGTACCAAAAAATACCTATAAGTACCCAACAATAGAGCTAACTATTGAATTTCTGTTCAGGTTTGAAGATGAGAGGAGATTTATATTTGTTGGTTAGGGTTAGAAATTAATCTCAAGATAGTTACTGTAAGAATGGTCCTTTTCTATAAGTTACTTCAATTAGTTTTACACAATCACTTAAACTAATGTTCACTTAATGTGAAAGTTACTGTTCATAGTTAGTATTTGAACAGAAAATAAGTTGTTTACCATTCATTTTGAGGGGTGTGGGGAAGGTGTTAGGTTGGTTAATAAGTCCACCAATAGAGAGTAAAAGAGCATTGAATGCATTTTGCAACTTCTTTGGACACACACACCACTTGCATTTTCTACTACTTCAGTTCTTCTACTGTTCATTTCCTTCATTCTCCatcttttatttctatatattaTTCCCTGTCTCATCATAACTGACCTCATCTTTGCTTCTGAGTCATTCTCACTTTTCCTTCTCTTTCAGCCATGAACCCATCTGAAGAATTTCTGGAACATGGAATGTCTCAGCAGGTactcttttcttaatttttagcAGTCTATGTACTGAAGGAACTGTCACCCTTCAATACTTTCATGAATAACTGATCCATTTCTACATCATGGTCATTATTCAGTGAatgtcttcattttttttcctatgtAGTTTAAACTGTCTTTTGAGCTAAACGGGGTTTTGTTACTTTTGTCTGTTGTGTTGAAAACTAATAAGATGTTACTTGTATTCATTGTGTTTCCATAAGGTGTATAAGAAGGACATTGCCATGTTCTGCTTGGGATTTTAAAGCCACAGTGTCCTTTTCTTGATgtctccttttaattttttactggTTTTTCTGGCATTACATCTCATCCATTTTAAACTATTTGTACTTTATGGTTGAGCTTATAGAGGTTGATGTGATGAGCTGCTTCTTATCTCTGTTTATttcatttcttcaatttttcacaTTTGATTAACGTTGGTGTTTCTGAGTTATGGAGAATGTTGGTCAGAGCAGGTTTAATTAGGGAGGAATCTCAATTCTAGCATTTCtcttttgaaattgaaaacatgataaatttgatGTTGCTCTGACATCTGCTCATGATATACTCAGAAGTTCATAGAATGCTTGAATagaaattttgtttactttGTGATATTGGCTAGGGTTAAAAGTGTGTAGTAGTGTATATCACTAATTTCTTATGCTTGGCTTCATGTATCAGAATTTAAAGAGAACTTCCTGTGCAACTGTGCTCACTCTGGCTTACCAAAGTCTTGGAATAGTTTATGGTGACCTCAGTACTTCTCCTCTTTATGTTTACAAGACCACATTTTCAGGGAAATTGAGACTCAAAGAAAATGATGAGGAGATTTTTGGCGTGCTTTCGCTTATCATCTGGACATTTACCATCACTGCTCTCTTCAAATATGTTTTCATTGTGATGTCTGCTGATGATAATGGAGAAGGTAAAGTCTTGAATCATGATCACGATTAGCACAATTTATATATTAGCAGAGTAATATTTTAGGATTAATTCACCTGTGAGTTACTACCACTTTTTGCTTTACAACAGAACTGTAAAAAACCTCTTGCTCCATGAACATCTAAGGTGATTAGTTAAATGTTTTTAGAATCAGTGGTTCACTTGTGCAGGAGGAACTTTTGCATTATACTCACTTCTCTGCCGGCATGCAAAACTAAGTATCTTACCTAATCAGCAAGCTACGGATGAGAAATTATCTGCTTATACCACACAAGATTCTGAAGAAACATGGCTTTCTTCTCATTTGAAGTTGTTCATTGAAAAGCACCCAAGGTTCCAAAAAGGACTGTTGATCTTTGTTCTGCTAGGAACCTGTATGACAATTGGTGATGGTGTGATTACACCTGCAATATCAGGTAGTTGATCAAGAGCAGCCATGAGCTTCTATAAGAACACATGAAGTATGTCATCCATCATTGACTTTGTTATAGTTACATGACTGCATCCCTTATAAATACTAGCTTTATGTCATTGCTCATTTCTAAAGTTATTATTCTTGTTAATTTTATCATCACATGTTTCAGAGTAAATGTTGTATTGTTTACCGAAAATGTGCCATGAGTCATTGTGTACAAACTTCTCAACAAATACTTATAGGAGACAAACTTAATAAATGGAATCAAATTTTTCTCACAAGTTCAAACTTAATGAATGGAATTAAATATTTCtcacatttctaaagtttgaaGTTTTAGACTTTGAGAACAGAAACCTTACAGTACGTTCAGTTAGAAACTTACAATTCTAATGTTTCTTAGTAAAAGGAAATTACAATTACATTGCATCTCCAGAGGTTTATGCCACATCACCATGTTCTTGGatctttatttttctcttttaaatttagtttactTATCGTGAGATTATGAGTTGTTGGTTCAGGAGTTTATATTTGTACAAACATCTTGATTATTTGTTTCTCCTTTGAATCTATGACACTCCTTGTGTCTGCTTTCAGTTTTTTCAGCAGTTTCTGGAGTTCAAGTTAAGATCAAAGAACTCCATGACAGTAAGCCCACCAAGCATATCTTTCACAATCTTTATTTCTATCCACACTTTTTAAAACTCTACATTATTTATGCAGATTATGTTGTCATAATCTCGTGTGTCATTTTAGTGGTACTTTTCTCCATTCAACATCATGGGACACATAGAGTTGCTTTCATGTTTGCCCCAGTAGTTGCTGCATGGCTTTTGTGTATAAGTGGTATTGGTATCTACAACATATTCCACTGGAACCGGCAAATATACCGTGCACTTTCTCCATTCTACATGTTGAAGTTCCTCAAAACCACTGGCCTTGAAGGTTGGATGTCACTAGGTGGAGTTGTGCTTTCAATCACAGGTACGTATATATACGTATATGATATagtattttatacatttttctcATAAGCATCTATATatagttaattttattaacaGCTAGAGTGTAGTGGGATTAATCTTCCTGTGATACTGTCTCAGGAGTGGAGGCAATGTATGCTGCTTTGGGTCATTTTTCTGCACTCTCAATAAAGGTAAATAGAGATTTGAGAGTATAGATAAATGAATTAACTATGTTCAAAACGATAAATGCTTTTAACAGACACCCTTAAATCTCAGGTAGCTTTCACATGTCTAGTGTATCCGTGCCTGATTTTTGCATACATGGGAGAGGCTGCATTTCTCTCTAAGCATCATCATGCTATTCAGGACAGTTTCTACAAAGCCATACCAGGCAAGAAATTATTTCAAGAAACAACAAGCTTCAATGTTATTTACAGCCTCTGATGTAATTGGGCTACTATTTTCTGCAGAAACTGTATTTTGGCCAGTTTTCATAGTTGCAACTTTTGCGGCCATTGTTGGAAGTCAAGCAGTGATTTCTGCCACCTTTTCCATTGTAAGCCAGTGTTGCGCATTGAATTGTTTTCCTCCGGTTAAGATTGTTCACACTTCAAGCAGAATATATGGACAGATTTATGTCCCAGAAGTGAATTGGATACTAATGTGTCTTT from Vigna unguiculata cultivar IT97K-499-35 chromosome 8, ASM411807v1, whole genome shotgun sequence encodes:
- the LOC114193023 gene encoding potassium transporter 1 isoform X1, producing MNPSEEFLEHGMSQQNLKRTSCATVLTLAYQSLGIVYGDLSTSPLYVYKTTFSGKLRLKENDEEIFGVLSLIIWTFTITALFKYVFIVMSADDNGEGGTFALYSLLCRHAKLSILPNQQATDEKLSAYTTQDSEETWLSSHLKLFIEKHPRFQKGLLIFVLLGTCMTIGDGVITPAISVFSAVSGVQVKIKELHDNYVVIISCVILVVLFSIQHHGTHRVAFMFAPVVAAWLLCISGIGIYNIFHWNRQIYRALSPFYMLKFLKTTGLEGWMSLGGVVLSITGVEAMYAALGHFSALSIKVAFTCLVYPCLIFAYMGEAAFLSKHHHAIQDSFYKAIPETVFWPVFIVATFAAIVGSQAVISATFSIVSQCCALNCFPPVKIVHTSSRIYGQIYVPEVNWILMCLCLAVTIGLRDIDMMGHAYGLAITTVMFVTTCLMTLVMVIVWKQGIIKAIIFLVLFGSIELLYISASYCKIPEGGWIPLVLSFAFMSVMFTWNYGTMKKHEFDVENKVSMSKILSLGPCLGMVRVPGIGIIFSNLASGVPAIFGHFVTNLPAFHQVLVFVCVKSVQVPCVSDNERLIISRIGPKEYRMFCCIVRYGYKDLQQENYNFENKLVSAIIQFVEIEESDPAPTPEELCMDGGNLSMEHLAVSPHTLNNSCYIEKSFPFSCVLRVKKNENDHLQESPYKDESMQILRAKESGVTYILGHSYAEAKKSSSILKKFAIDVVYAFLSKNCRDPDVYLNVAHTSLLEVGMVYHV